The following proteins are encoded in a genomic region of Pseudodesulfovibrio mercurii:
- a CDS encoding Mrp/NBP35 family ATP-binding protein yields MSECSSGSCGGGGDGKPSAKMKIQDEMIKSTLEKIKYKLFIMSGKGGVGKSSVSVNVAAALAARGFKVGLLDVDIHGPSVPTLLGISGTLDVDRGSLILPKEYNENLHVVSMESLLKDPDQAVLWRGPMKTSAIRQFISDVQWGDLDFLVVDSPPGTGDEPMTVLKTIPDALSVVVTTPQEVSLSDVRKSINFLQYAKAPILGVVENMSGLICPHCHQSIDLFKKGGGKALAEKYGLDFLGAIPLDPTTVVAGDMGVPVVLMEEESFAKKAFLELAETIAAAAQNSLEAASTTNT; encoded by the coding sequence ATGAGTGAGTGCAGTTCCGGCTCCTGCGGCGGCGGGGGCGACGGCAAGCCGAGCGCCAAGATGAAGATCCAGGACGAGATGATCAAGTCCACCCTGGAAAAGATCAAGTACAAGCTGTTCATCATGAGCGGCAAGGGCGGGGTGGGCAAGAGCTCGGTCTCGGTCAACGTGGCCGCGGCCCTGGCCGCCAGGGGCTTCAAGGTCGGCCTGCTCGACGTGGACATCCACGGTCCCTCGGTGCCGACCCTGCTCGGCATCTCCGGCACCCTGGACGTGGACCGGGGTTCCCTGATCCTGCCCAAGGAATACAACGAGAACCTCCACGTGGTCTCCATGGAGTCCCTGCTCAAGGACCCTGACCAGGCCGTGCTCTGGCGCGGTCCCATGAAGACCTCGGCCATCCGCCAGTTCATCTCCGACGTGCAGTGGGGCGACCTGGACTTCCTGGTGGTCGATTCCCCTCCGGGCACCGGCGACGAGCCCATGACCGTGCTCAAGACCATCCCGGACGCCCTGTCCGTGGTCGTGACCACGCCCCAGGAGGTCTCCCTGTCCGACGTGCGCAAGTCCATCAATTTCCTGCAGTACGCCAAGGCCCCGATCCTCGGGGTGGTGGAGAACATGAGCGGCCTGATCTGCCCGCACTGCCACCAGTCCATCGACCTGTTCAAGAAGGGCGGCGGCAAGGCCCTGGCCGAGAAGTACGGCCTGGACTTCCTCGGCGCCATCCCCCTGGACCCGACCACGGTGGTGGCGGGAGACATGGGCGTCCCGGTGGTCCTGATGGAGGAGGAGTCCTTCGCCAAAAAGGCGTTCCTCGAACTGGCGGAGACCATCGCGGCCGCCGCCCAGAACAGCCTTGAGGCGGCCTCGACCACAAACACCTAA
- the pgsA gene encoding CDP-diacylglycerol--glycerol-3-phosphate 3-phosphatidyltransferase, translating to MNRKKVFNLPNCLTMARILAAPFIVLLLYFEMWFGFKFGSYFAFGLYFLACVTDYFDGKIAREQNTITNLGKFLDPLADKLLIGSALIMLVRLGPGWGVPAWVVIIIICRELAVTGMRAVAAEQGEVIAADRLGKAKTLTQSLAVGFLIFHYPLFGWDPRPTGIVLLYVALVLTVVSGGHYLYNFYKKWIGTPEEG from the coding sequence ATGAACAGGAAAAAAGTCTTCAATCTTCCCAACTGCCTGACCATGGCCAGGATTCTGGCGGCGCCCTTCATCGTGCTGCTGCTCTACTTCGAGATGTGGTTCGGATTCAAATTCGGCTCGTATTTCGCCTTCGGCCTGTACTTCCTGGCCTGCGTCACGGACTACTTCGACGGCAAGATCGCCCGTGAGCAGAACACCATCACCAACCTGGGCAAGTTTCTCGACCCCCTGGCCGACAAGCTGCTCATCGGCTCGGCCCTGATCATGCTGGTCAGGCTCGGGCCGGGGTGGGGCGTGCCCGCCTGGGTGGTGATCATCATCATCTGCCGCGAGCTGGCTGTGACCGGCATGCGCGCCGTGGCCGCGGAGCAGGGCGAGGTCATCGCCGCGGACCGGCTGGGCAAGGCCAAGACCCTGACCCAGTCCCTGGCCGTGGGCTTCCTGATCTTCCACTACCCGCTCTTCGGCTGGGACCCCCGGCCCACCGGCATCGTGCTGCTGTACGTCGCGCTGGTCCTGACCGTGGTCTCCGGCGGGCACTACCTGTACAACTTCTACAAGAAGTGGATCGGGACCCCGGAAGAGGGCTGA
- a CDS encoding FtsB family cell division protein: protein MRGRLIFVALLVCINLFLLTRLIWSDQGVFAYLELKNRYEVLRQKIEAVDARSLDLSQEIRKLKSDKAYQEKVIREKMNFVKKDELLYIFPDEKDQPRGETADVQEN from the coding sequence ATGCGCGGCAGATTGATATTCGTGGCGCTGCTGGTCTGCATCAACCTCTTTTTGCTGACCCGGCTGATCTGGAGCGACCAGGGGGTGTTCGCCTACCTGGAATTGAAGAACCGGTACGAGGTCCTGCGGCAGAAGATCGAGGCGGTGGACGCCCGGAGCCTGGACCTGAGCCAGGAGATCCGCAAGCTCAAGTCGGACAAGGCCTACCAGGAGAAGGTCATCCGCGAGAAAATGAATTTTGTCAAGAAGGACGAGCTGTTATACATATTCCCGGATGAGAAGGACCAACCCCGCGGAGAAACCGCCGATGTGCAAGAAAATTGA
- a CDS encoding tetratricopeptide repeat protein encodes MCKKIEWYQEVLSLEPGSRVFFPLAKLFVENGQPEDAVKTLRQGLDRHPDYLEARMLLVELLTELDREAEVHEQLERVINPLRDYPAFWRGWARSLPPEQRDLAVFLMLVASNLSGDVITWTDVVFEGIGTLADRLVGAPLPPPQDGPPPFRLPRVERQFDDDDVARPDFRPGTGSFRTKTMADLLASQGDVEGALEIYRDLLQSTVSDERRAELRDRIVQLERRRDGNGPDGEADAFGAHAKNRLISTLETLAARFEARVQG; translated from the coding sequence ATGTGCAAGAAAATTGAATGGTATCAGGAAGTCCTCTCCTTGGAACCCGGTTCACGGGTCTTTTTCCCTCTCGCCAAGCTGTTCGTCGAGAACGGGCAGCCCGAGGACGCGGTCAAGACGCTGCGTCAGGGGCTGGACAGGCATCCCGACTATCTTGAGGCGCGCATGCTCCTGGTGGAGCTGCTGACCGAACTCGACCGCGAGGCCGAGGTCCACGAGCAGCTCGAGCGGGTCATCAACCCCCTGCGCGACTATCCCGCCTTCTGGCGCGGCTGGGCCCGGAGCCTGCCTCCGGAACAGCGCGACCTGGCCGTCTTCCTGATGCTGGTGGCCTCCAATCTTTCCGGCGACGTGATCACGTGGACCGACGTGGTCTTCGAGGGCATCGGCACCCTGGCCGACCGGCTGGTGGGCGCGCCCCTGCCGCCCCCGCAGGACGGGCCGCCGCCCTTCAGGCTGCCCCGCGTGGAGCGGCAATTCGACGACGATGACGTCGCGCGTCCCGACTTCCGGCCCGGCACCGGCTCCTTCCGGACCAAGACCATGGCCGACCTGCTCGCCTCCCAGGGGGATGTGGAGGGGGCACTTGAAATCTACCGGGATTTGTTGCAATCAACCGTGTCCGACGAGCGCCGCGCCGAGCTGCGCGACCGGATCGTGCAGTTGGAGCGCCGCCGGGACGGCAACGGGCCGGACGGGGAAGCGGACGCCTTCGGCGCACACGCCAAGAACCGGCTGATCAGCACCCTCGAGACCCTGGCCGCCAGGTTCGAGGCCCGGGTCCAGGGGTAG
- the fbp gene encoding class 1 fructose-bisphosphatase gives MSQQVTVTEHILLHQKMVPGATGQFTRLFNELVLSAKIIGRAVNKAGLVDILGFTGDINVQGEEVKKLDEYANRILIHRLARSGVLCAMASEENADIIEVPESLPRGEYIIVFDPLDGSSNIDVNVNIGTIFSIFKRKSDPAAALMSSDVLQKGSEQVAAGYVLYGSSTMLVFTCGDGVHGFTLDPSVGEFLLSHPNIRIPEQGKIYSVNEGYERYWDRHTKQVLAYFKSPQNALRKPYSGRYIGSLVADFHRNLLYGGIFMYPADLRDPKKPTGKLRLLCECNPMSFIVEQAGGLAIDGLNRVLDIEPDHLHQRIPFFCGSRNDVRVVQEIYESESRRKKNR, from the coding sequence ATGTCGCAACAGGTAACCGTCACCGAGCACATCCTCCTGCACCAGAAGATGGTGCCGGGGGCGACCGGGCAGTTCACGCGACTCTTCAACGAACTCGTTCTGTCCGCCAAGATCATCGGCCGCGCCGTGAACAAGGCCGGGCTGGTGGACATCCTCGGCTTCACGGGCGACATCAACGTCCAGGGCGAGGAGGTCAAGAAACTCGACGAGTACGCAAACCGCATCCTGATTCACCGGCTGGCCCGGTCCGGCGTGCTCTGCGCCATGGCCAGCGAGGAGAACGCGGACATCATCGAGGTGCCCGAGTCCCTGCCGCGCGGCGAGTACATCATCGTCTTCGACCCCCTGGACGGCTCCTCGAACATCGACGTCAACGTCAACATCGGGACCATCTTTTCGATCTTCAAGCGCAAGAGCGACCCGGCCGCCGCGCTCATGTCCAGCGACGTGCTCCAGAAGGGCAGTGAGCAGGTGGCCGCGGGCTACGTGCTCTACGGTTCCTCGACCATGCTGGTCTTCACCTGCGGCGACGGGGTGCACGGCTTCACCCTGGACCCGAGCGTGGGCGAGTTCCTGCTCTCCCACCCGAACATCCGCATCCCGGAGCAGGGCAAGATCTACTCGGTCAACGAGGGGTACGAGCGCTACTGGGACCGCCACACCAAGCAGGTCCTGGCCTATTTCAAGTCGCCCCAGAACGCCCTGCGCAAGCCGTACTCCGGCCGCTACATCGGCTCCCTGGTGGCGGACTTCCACCGCAACCTGCTCTACGGCGGCATCTTCATGTATCCCGCCGACCTGCGCGATCCCAAGAAGCCCACGGGCAAGCTCCGCCTGCTGTGCGAGTGCAACCCCATGTCCTTCATCGTGGAGCAGGCGGGCGGCCTGGCCATCGACGGCCTGAACCGGGTCCTGGACATCGAGCCCGACCATCTGCACCAGCGCATTCCCTTTTTCTGTGGATCGCGCAACGACGTCAGGGTGGTTCAGGAGATCTACGAATCCGAGTCCCGGAGAAAAAAGAACCGCTGA
- the tsaD gene encoding tRNA (adenosine(37)-N6)-threonylcarbamoyltransferase complex transferase subunit TsaD yields MRILGIETSCDETAVAVVEDGRLLGERLATQVDTHALFGGVVPEIASREHLRVLPRLYRRLMAETGLDAGDLDGVAVARGPGLLGSLLVGVSFAKGLSLASGADLIGVNHLWAHLLAPGLEGELRFPALGLLVSGGHTHIYRISSPTEFELLGRTLDDAAGEAFDKTAKMLNFPYPGGRFIDQLAQEAEPDTDLFPRPYIDNPTLDFSFSGLKTAVANYVADHPELVFGTMADPQAVADLPGERRAALARVCASFNWAVADTLRIKVERALKREGRMESLIVAGGVAANTGVRRAMGVVAEAFGIGLTLPGLSLCTDNGAMVAYAGWQLARAGYRHGLDLEAIPRGRIVPQDWERAGSGVEQG; encoded by the coding sequence ATGCGCATCCTCGGCATCGAGACTTCCTGCGACGAGACCGCCGTGGCGGTGGTGGAGGACGGCCGTCTGCTGGGCGAGCGACTGGCCACCCAGGTGGACACGCACGCCCTGTTCGGCGGCGTGGTCCCGGAGATCGCCTCGCGCGAACACCTGCGCGTCCTGCCCCGGCTCTACCGGCGGCTTATGGCCGAGACCGGCCTTGACGCCGGCGACCTGGACGGCGTGGCCGTGGCGCGCGGTCCGGGGCTGCTCGGCAGCCTGCTGGTGGGCGTGAGCTTCGCCAAGGGGCTCAGCCTGGCCTCCGGGGCGGACCTGATCGGGGTCAACCACCTCTGGGCGCACCTGCTCGCGCCGGGCCTGGAAGGGGAGCTGCGTTTCCCGGCCCTGGGGCTGCTCGTTTCGGGCGGGCATACCCACATCTACCGGATATCGTCCCCAACGGAGTTCGAGCTGCTCGGCCGGACCCTGGACGACGCCGCCGGGGAGGCCTTTGACAAGACCGCCAAGATGCTGAATTTTCCCTATCCGGGCGGGCGGTTCATCGACCAGCTGGCCCAGGAGGCCGAGCCGGATACCGACTTGTTCCCGAGGCCGTACATCGACAACCCGACCCTGGACTTCAGCTTCAGCGGGCTCAAGACGGCGGTGGCCAATTACGTGGCCGACCATCCGGAGCTGGTCTTCGGGACCATGGCCGATCCGCAGGCCGTGGCCGACCTGCCCGGGGAGCGGCGGGCCGCCCTGGCCCGGGTCTGCGCCTCGTTCAACTGGGCCGTGGCCGACACCCTGCGCATCAAGGTGGAGCGCGCCCTGAAGCGGGAGGGCCGGATGGAGAGCCTGATCGTGGCCGGAGGCGTGGCCGCCAACACGGGTGTGCGCCGCGCCATGGGCGTCGTGGCCGAGGCCTTCGGCATCGGACTGACCCTGCCGGGGCTGTCCCTGTGCACGGACAACGGGGCAATGGTCGCCTATGCCGGATGGCAGCTCGCCAGGGCGGGGTACCGGCACGGGCTCGACCTCGAAGCCATACCCCGGGGCCGTATCGTCCCGCAGGACTGGGAGCGGGCGGGTTCCGGCGTCGAGCAGGGGTGA
- the trxA gene encoding thioredoxin, with the protein MANQITDGTFEQDVLQSDIPVLIDFWAPWCGPCRAMGPVIDELAEEFDGQVKIVKMNVDENSATPGKYGIRAIPTLILFKGGEVLDQSTGAVSKSSIKEMITKKAL; encoded by the coding sequence ATGGCGAACCAGATCACCGACGGTACTTTCGAGCAGGACGTTCTGCAAAGCGACATCCCGGTCCTCATCGACTTCTGGGCGCCTTGGTGCGGTCCCTGCCGCGCCATGGGTCCGGTCATCGACGAACTGGCCGAGGAGTTTGACGGCCAGGTCAAAATCGTCAAGATGAACGTTGACGAAAACTCCGCCACTCCCGGCAAATACGGCATCCGTGCCATTCCCACCCTGATCCTGTTCAAGGGCGGCGAAGTCCTCGACCAGTCCACCGGTGCCGTTTCCAAGAGCAGCATCAAGGAAATGATCACGAAAAAGGCGCTGTAA
- the trxB gene encoding thioredoxin-disulfide reductase yields the protein METYDAVVIGGGPAGMTAALYLLRAGVKTAMVEKLSPGGQVLMTSEIENYPGFPKGLQGWELADKFANHLEDYDLHRINDEVRSIKVGAPWHTITVGDQEIGGKAVVLATGSRYRKLGVPGEDRLIGRGVSYCALCDGNFFRGRNVAVIGGGNSALEEALYLSRLVNKVYLIHRREDFRGQVCYQDKCFTNQKIEVIRKTVVDEILGESDVEALALRNVESGEQSRLELDGVFIFIGFEPIIDFVPEDIRTERNGVITDVEMRTNVPGIFAAGDIRAKMCRQVASAVGDGATAATAAFSYLEQLD from the coding sequence ATGGAAACGTATGACGCCGTAGTCATAGGGGGCGGCCCGGCAGGAATGACGGCTGCCCTTTATCTTTTACGGGCCGGGGTGAAGACCGCCATGGTCGAGAAGCTGTCCCCGGGCGGACAGGTTTTGATGACTTCGGAGATCGAGAACTACCCCGGTTTCCCCAAGGGACTCCAGGGGTGGGAGCTGGCTGACAAGTTCGCCAACCATCTCGAGGATTATGACCTGCACCGGATCAACGACGAGGTCCGCTCCATCAAGGTGGGCGCGCCCTGGCACACCATCACGGTGGGCGACCAGGAGATCGGAGGCAAGGCCGTGGTCCTGGCCACCGGCTCCCGCTACCGCAAGCTCGGCGTGCCCGGCGAGGACCGTCTGATCGGGCGGGGCGTGTCCTATTGCGCCCTGTGCGACGGCAACTTCTTTCGCGGACGGAACGTGGCCGTCATCGGCGGCGGCAACTCCGCCCTTGAAGAGGCCCTGTACCTGTCGCGTCTGGTGAACAAGGTCTACCTCATCCACCGGCGCGAGGATTTCCGCGGCCAGGTCTGCTATCAGGACAAGTGCTTCACCAACCAGAAGATCGAGGTCATCCGCAAGACCGTGGTGGACGAGATCCTGGGCGAAAGCGACGTGGAGGCCCTGGCCCTGCGCAACGTCGAGAGCGGCGAGCAATCCCGCCTGGAACTCGACGGCGTCTTTATCTTCATCGGGTTCGAGCCGATCATCGACTTTGTGCCCGAGGACATCCGGACGGAGCGCAACGGGGTGATCACCGACGTGGAGATGCGCACCAACGTGCCGGGCATCTTCGCGGCCGGGGACATCCGGGCGAAGATGTGCCGTCAGGTGGCCTCCGCCGTGGGCGACGGGGCGACCGCCGCCACCGCCGCCTTTTCCTATCTTGAGCAACTGGACTAG
- a CDS encoding outer membrane protein assembly factor BamD produces MRRLLAPVLIVVLLSLAGCMWIDSYFLPPPEDTAQELYEAGVAAMDEKDYGDAQDYFSKLKDRFPFSPYSLKGELALGDAYFLDEDYVHALDAYKEFEALHPSNENIPYVLYQIANTDVSMFRTIDRRQENVKEGLEYLYRLVETYPKSQYAEAAKEMILKSRRILAEHEVFVADFFWRTEQYGPAWHRYQYVVENFSDIPDLRDYAMKRAEYSYFEYQKTLSEEERERIQGSWKLWLKQWL; encoded by the coding sequence ATGCGTCGATTATTGGCCCCTGTCCTTATTGTCGTCCTCTTGTCCCTTGCGGGCTGCATGTGGATCGACAGTTATTTCCTGCCCCCGCCCGAGGATACGGCCCAGGAGCTGTACGAAGCGGGTGTGGCGGCCATGGACGAGAAGGACTACGGGGACGCCCAGGACTACTTCTCAAAGCTCAAGGACCGCTTCCCGTTCAGCCCGTACTCCCTCAAGGGTGAACTGGCCCTGGGTGACGCCTACTTCCTGGACGAGGATTACGTGCACGCCCTGGACGCGTACAAGGAGTTCGAGGCGCTGCACCCGAGCAACGAGAACATCCCCTACGTGCTCTACCAGATCGCCAACACAGACGTGTCCATGTTCCGGACCATCGACCGGCGGCAGGAGAACGTCAAGGAAGGGCTGGAGTACCTCTACCGCCTGGTGGAGACCTACCCCAAGTCGCAGTACGCCGAAGCGGCCAAGGAAATGATCCTCAAGAGCCGCCGCATCCTGGCGGAGCACGAGGTCTTCGTGGCCGACTTCTTCTGGCGCACGGAGCAGTACGGTCCGGCCTGGCACCGCTACCAGTACGTGGTGGAGAACTTTTCGGACATCCCCGATTTGCGCGACTACGCCATGAAGCGGGCCGAATACTCCTACTTCGAATATCAGAAGACCCTGTCCGAGGAAGAGCGGGAGCGCATCCAGGGGAGCTGGAAGCTCTGGCTCAAGCAGTGGCTCTAG